One region of Rhipicephalus sanguineus isolate Rsan-2018 unplaced genomic scaffold, BIME_Rsan_1.4 Seq400, whole genome shotgun sequence genomic DNA includes:
- the LOC119377204 gene encoding uncharacterized protein LOC119377204: IWIASLIGLTVAGSLGGYGGPSGGDAAGDSGGGGSGWQPEAGGGGKGGSSGGGWQPQGGDAGAGGSGWQASGGGGSSGGAGGGGWQPQGGGGGGWQPQGGAGAGGWQGGGLGAAGGSGGHGSSGGDGVKHIYIIRTVTTTGAAGHGTGGKSGSGGGHGGWQAGGGSGGTGGSGWQAGGGSGGSGWQAGGGSGSSGWQAGGGSGGAGWKAGGGSGGSGWQAGGGSGGSGWQAGGGAGGSGWQSGGGSSGWSSGGGGAGSGGWPSGGGNHGGSGGWSSGASGGWQAGGGGGHGGKAVVEQRAV, encoded by the exons ATATGGATTGCATCCCTGATTGGGCTCACGGTTGCTGGTAGCCTTGGAGGCTACGGTGGGCCCAGCGGTGGTGATGCTGCTGGTGACTCTGGTGGAGGGGGCTCGGGATGGCAGCCAGAGGCCGGCGGCGGTGGCAAGGGAGGCTCGTCCGGTGGCGGGTGGCAACCCCAGGGGGGTGATGCTGGAGCGGGCGGCAGTGGCTGGCAAGCTTCTGGCGGAGGTGGCAGCTCCGGTGGTGCCGGAGGCGGTGGATGGCAGCCACAGGGTGGCGGAGGTGGCGGCTGGCAGCCACAAGGTGGTGCCGGAGCTGGTGGCTGGCAGGGTGGTGGCCTTGGGGCCGCCGGAGGCAGTG GTGGCCATGGCAGCAGCGGTGGCGACGGAGTCAAGCATATTTATATAATCCGCACCGTCACAACAACCGGTGCTGCTGGACACGGAACCGGTGGAAAGTCCGGCAGCGGAGGCGGCCATGGAGGATGGCAAGCCGGCGGCGGATCTGGCGGTACTGGCGGCTCTGGCTGGCAAGCCGGCGGTGGCTCAGGTGGCTCTGGTTGGCAAGCCGGTGGAGGTTCTGGCAGCTCTGGCTGGCAAGCCGGTGGCGGATCTGGTGGCGCTGGATGGAAAGCAGGCGGTGGATCTGGCGGCTCTGGATGGCAAGCCGGCGGTGGCTCTGGTGGCTCTGGATGGCAAGCCGGTGGCGGTGCAGGAGGCTCGGGCTGGCAGTCCGGAGGTGGCTCAAGCGGTTGGtccagcggcggtggcggtgcCGGATCTGGCGGATGGCCCAGTGGTGGAGGCAACCATGGCGGCTCGGGTGGATGGTCCAGTGGTGCAAGTGGTGGATGGCAAGCCGGCGGTGGAGGCGGTCATGGTGGCAAGGCCGTGGTGGAGCAGCGGGCGGTGTAA